In Microvirga lotononidis, a single genomic region encodes these proteins:
- a CDS encoding metallophosphoesterase family protein, which yields MPPKIAIIADPHFHDTTFQPPGVREDFASVRTLADTVASTRVFNESGHTLRAVLDDVAARRIRLVVIVGDLLDDGQVFNRTAGMSLLREYTKRYGMRFFATPGNHDLFGLVGRHMGKRFLDADGAHVLVTSDKDHPCEGSVSRIVAQAAFCDGYASALPDMAELGYFRHEADILWESPFGTSDALETRHYAVRSVDGLTETRMIDASYLVEPSEGLWILSLDANVYKPLDDERADFVDRSEAGWNAVLEDKPFLLSWVRDVALRAKTLNKRLLVFSHYPVIGPLNATLEDEVRLFGETTFSRRMPAPAVAEAVQDAGIRVHFSGHWHVNDTAVSRSDQAFLINVAVPSLTAFPAAYKIAAFEREEMSITTIPLRDAPGFDAAFRAYAIESAHTGMDVGDILRAPTYPDFLNSHLAHLVRRRYLPREWREDFASAVSHFTIRDLFRLAETEGDLPVAHLATASRGSPRPIGDAVVMSSLEPEPGDIHSLPFFELVVDWYRLRKGKELALEHIPRERLAVYRALVSRYAARSWESGSLQSDLAAFMSMLGQYLASPPSKDFAIDLTTGEIRDAKPSYFGRTDLRQTGRG from the coding sequence ATGCCGCCGAAGATCGCGATCATCGCCGATCCGCATTTCCATGATACCACCTTCCAGCCCCCCGGCGTGCGGGAGGATTTCGCGTCGGTCCGCACCTTGGCGGACACGGTCGCATCGACGCGCGTGTTCAATGAGAGCGGCCATACCCTTCGCGCCGTACTCGACGATGTGGCGGCGCGACGTATTCGGCTTGTGGTCATTGTCGGAGACCTCCTGGATGACGGTCAGGTCTTCAACCGTACGGCAGGGATGTCTCTGCTGCGGGAATACACGAAACGCTATGGCATGCGGTTCTTCGCGACACCGGGCAACCACGACCTGTTCGGACTTGTCGGGCGGCATATGGGCAAACGCTTCCTCGATGCAGACGGAGCGCATGTCCTAGTCACGAGCGATAAGGACCACCCGTGTGAAGGCTCCGTCAGTCGCATCGTGGCGCAGGCAGCCTTCTGCGACGGCTATGCGTCTGCGCTTCCGGACATGGCGGAGCTCGGTTACTTCCGGCACGAAGCTGACATATTGTGGGAAAGTCCCTTCGGTACCTCAGACGCTCTCGAGACCAGACATTATGCGGTGCGCTCCGTTGACGGTCTGACCGAGACGCGCATGATCGATGCCTCCTATCTGGTTGAGCCTAGCGAGGGATTATGGATCCTTTCCCTGGACGCGAATGTCTATAAACCGCTCGATGATGAGAGAGCGGACTTTGTTGATAGAAGCGAGGCCGGCTGGAACGCAGTGCTGGAGGACAAGCCCTTCCTGCTATCCTGGGTGAGAGATGTAGCGCTCCGCGCCAAGACCCTGAACAAGCGCCTCCTGGTCTTCTCGCATTATCCCGTTATCGGCCCTCTGAACGCCACGCTTGAGGACGAAGTCCGGCTGTTTGGTGAAACAACGTTTTCCCGTAGAATGCCGGCTCCAGCCGTAGCTGAGGCCGTCCAGGACGCTGGGATCAGGGTACATTTCAGTGGCCATTGGCACGTCAACGATACGGCAGTTTCCCGCAGCGACCAAGCCTTTCTGATCAATGTCGCGGTGCCTTCACTAACAGCCTTCCCGGCGGCCTATAAGATCGCTGCGTTCGAACGCGAGGAAATGTCCATCACGACAATCCCCTTGCGCGACGCGCCTGGTTTTGATGCGGCCTTCCGAGCCTATGCGATCGAGTCCGCCCACACGGGCATGGATGTGGGGGATATCCTCCGAGCACCCACATATCCAGATTTCCTGAACAGTCACTTGGCCCACCTGGTTCGTCGCCGCTACCTGCCGCGGGAATGGCGAGAGGATTTCGCCTCTGCTGTATCTCACTTCACGATCAGGGACCTCTTCCGGCTTGCGGAGACGGAAGGCGATTTACCAGTGGCGCACCTGGCGACTGCGTCGCGTGGGTCGCCCAGGCCGATTGGGGACGCTGTCGTGATGTCTTCTTTAGAGCCTGAGCCTGGAGACATTCATTCTCTCCCGTTTTTCGAGTTGGTGGTCGACTGGTATCGCCTGCGCAAGGGAAAAGAACTGGCACTCGAACATATCCCGAGGGAGAGGCTTGCGGTCTACAGAGCACTGGTGTCGCGCTACGCGGCCCGGTCATGGGAGAGCGGGAGCCTTCAATCCGACCTGGCTGCTTTCATGAGCATGCTCGGACAGTATCTTGCGAGCCCGCCTTCCAAGGATTTCGCGATTGATCTCACGACAGGCGAAATCAGGGATGCTAAGCCTTCCTACTTCGGCCGAACAGACTTGCGCCAGACCGGAAGAGGCTGA
- a CDS encoding LacI family DNA-binding transcriptional regulator yields the protein MAVSDIKPNKTFVNAQRVAELAGVSRSAVSRTFTAGASVSETTRKKVIQAAETLGYHVNHLARGLIHERSDIVCLISADLNTPFQARMLETMTRRLQEINKVAMVVNTSGESDSVAGALHKSLNYRADATVVFSGAPSASLIHTCINNGQNVILINRDDHLSGSANIVVDSAGPAREAFHMLRRAGCQRIAVVSSQVGTPSIVNRAKNFQIAAAEAGVDITILQYGPTAYTSGSEAARLLLSRSDAPDGAFCVTDLLAFGFMDVARHEFGLSIPEDFCVVGFDDIEQAGWASYDLTTFRQPIDQIADHIVQHLDETPTLLEDGEPVRFQPLPVWRKSVRPK from the coding sequence ATGGCAGTGTCCGACATCAAGCCGAATAAGACTTTCGTGAACGCCCAACGTGTGGCGGAGCTTGCAGGTGTTTCGCGCTCAGCAGTTTCCCGCACCTTCACGGCGGGCGCCAGCGTATCGGAGACCACACGGAAGAAGGTCATACAGGCAGCGGAGACGCTCGGCTACCACGTCAACCACTTGGCCCGCGGTCTTATCCATGAACGTAGTGATATTGTCTGCCTTATCTCTGCCGATCTCAACACCCCGTTCCAAGCTCGGATGCTCGAGACGATGACCAGGCGGCTGCAGGAGATCAACAAAGTCGCCATGGTCGTCAATACCTCCGGGGAAAGCGACAGCGTTGCGGGTGCGCTACACAAATCCCTCAATTACAGAGCCGATGCGACTGTCGTCTTCTCGGGAGCTCCGAGCGCCTCCCTCATCCACACCTGCATCAACAATGGCCAGAATGTTATACTAATCAACCGTGACGATCACCTCAGTGGGTCGGCGAACATTGTGGTTGATAGCGCCGGTCCCGCAAGGGAAGCCTTTCATATGCTCCGACGAGCCGGATGTCAGAGGATCGCCGTCGTCTCCTCGCAGGTGGGGACACCCAGCATCGTGAACCGCGCGAAGAACTTCCAGATTGCCGCCGCAGAGGCAGGCGTCGACATCACGATACTGCAATATGGGCCTACCGCTTATACCTCGGGCTCTGAGGCTGCGAGGCTTCTGCTTAGCCGTTCCGACGCCCCCGATGGGGCATTCTGCGTCACAGACCTCTTAGCTTTCGGGTTCATGGACGTCGCACGGCACGAATTCGGGCTATCCATTCCGGAAGACTTCTGTGTCGTTGGGTTCGATGATATCGAGCAGGCTGGGTGGGCCTCCTACGACCTCACGACATTCCGGCAGCCGATTGATCAGATCGCCGACCACATCGTCCAGCATCTTGATGAAACGCCCACCTTGCTGGAAGATGGCGAGCCAGTTCGCTTTCAGCCTCTTCCGGTCTGGCGCAAGTCTGTTCGGCCGAAGTAG
- a CDS encoding methyl-accepting chemotaxis protein encodes MRTLNNLKLLTKLAIPVTIFVAVAVGLVALARAGLGDMAQDTQELVEQEVARQTLVLQINAEVNETTTQEKNLILFSDPEMIKTGEKTFNTYRSLALTHADELIALAETSEQKTFDTDLKATIVNYFGLLDKSVERGKLNDDEGALKISNGEGRDARIKLRDLLAQRVESSKKALAKGADDADELATDTSWKLIEAAAVGILAAVGLIGAIVIYGVTRPLGAMTAAMGQLANGDLSVAVTGTERKDEVGALARSLQVFKDNAIEARRLAAEQEAENEAKMRRAQVLDQLTKDFERNVSAMTQGLASAATEMEATAQTMTSIADQTNNQTVSAASAAEQTSANVQTVAAATEELSISIREIASQVSQSSRIAERAVHDAQRTDAIVQQLASTAERIGNVIALINSVAGQTNLLALNATIEAARAGEAGKGFAVVASEVKELANQTAKATDEISTQIASVQQATREAVQAIHTITQTIGEMSQISVTIAAAMEEQGAATGEIARNVHEAARGTEHVTGNIGDVRRGAGETGAAASQVLSAAQELARHSNSLGDEVGQFLQGVKAA; translated from the coding sequence ATGCGTACGCTCAATAATCTGAAGCTTCTCACAAAGCTTGCCATTCCAGTCACTATCTTTGTTGCAGTGGCCGTTGGGCTGGTCGCCCTGGCAAGGGCCGGGCTCGGCGATATGGCTCAGGACACTCAGGAATTGGTTGAACAGGAGGTGGCGCGCCAAACGCTCGTCCTGCAGATCAACGCTGAGGTCAACGAGACAACGACTCAGGAAAAGAACCTGATCCTCTTCAGCGATCCGGAGATGATCAAGACTGGCGAAAAGACCTTCAATACCTATAGGAGCCTCGCCCTAACGCATGCAGACGAGCTGATTGCTCTTGCAGAAACGTCGGAGCAGAAAACCTTCGATACTGACCTGAAGGCCACTATCGTCAATTACTTTGGCTTGCTGGATAAGAGTGTTGAGCGTGGCAAGCTCAACGACGACGAAGGTGCCCTCAAGATCTCGAACGGTGAGGGGCGGGATGCTCGTATTAAGCTTCGCGACCTTCTCGCTCAGCGTGTGGAGAGCAGCAAGAAGGCCTTGGCCAAAGGCGCCGATGACGCCGATGAGCTAGCAACGGATACATCGTGGAAGCTCATCGAGGCCGCGGCGGTTGGCATTCTTGCGGCCGTGGGTTTGATCGGCGCGATCGTGATCTATGGGGTCACGCGCCCCCTTGGCGCCATGACAGCTGCAATGGGCCAGCTCGCCAACGGCGATCTGTCGGTCGCCGTGACCGGCACAGAGCGCAAGGACGAAGTGGGCGCGCTCGCCCGGTCGCTCCAGGTCTTCAAGGATAACGCCATTGAAGCCCGACGCCTTGCTGCCGAGCAGGAGGCCGAGAACGAAGCGAAGATGCGCCGCGCCCAAGTGCTCGATCAGCTGACCAAGGACTTCGAGCGCAATGTCTCTGCCATGACACAGGGGTTGGCTTCGGCTGCGACGGAAATGGAAGCCACGGCGCAGACCATGACGTCGATTGCCGATCAGACCAACAACCAGACGGTCAGCGCGGCCTCGGCCGCCGAGCAAACCTCTGCCAACGTGCAGACGGTGGCAGCCGCCACGGAAGAGTTGTCGATCTCGATCAGGGAAATCGCCTCGCAGGTATCCCAGTCCTCGCGGATTGCGGAACGTGCGGTGCATGATGCCCAGCGCACCGACGCCATCGTGCAGCAGCTGGCTTCCACGGCGGAGCGGATCGGCAACGTCATCGCCCTGATCAATTCGGTGGCTGGACAGACCAACCTGCTCGCGCTCAACGCCACCATCGAGGCGGCTCGCGCTGGTGAGGCGGGCAAGGGCTTTGCGGTCGTTGCCTCCGAGGTCAAGGAACTGGCCAACCAGACGGCAAAGGCCACGGATGAGATCTCGACGCAGATCGCATCGGTGCAGCAGGCCACCCGAGAGGCGGTACAGGCTATCCATACCATCACGCAGACGATCGGAGAAATGTCGCAGATCTCGGTCACGATCGCCGCAGCCATGGAGGAACAAGGCGCTGCAACGGGCGAGATCGCTCGCAACGTGCACGAAGCGGCCCGCGGCACCGAGCATGTGACCGGCAACATCGGCGACGTGCGCCGGGGTGCCGGTGAGACCGGGGCTGCCGCGTCTCAGGTGCTGAGCGCGGCCCAGGAACTGGCTCGTCACTCCAATAGCCTTGGCGACGAGGTCGGCCAGTTCCTTCAGGGCGTGAAGGCAGCCTAA
- a CDS encoding ASCH domain-containing protein, with protein sequence MTVALSVRQPFAWAIFQAGMDVDNRDWPPQFRGCVLIHATATVRQEDYNAFERACRNPEHWLCQAIMQGGGLPRKGVFRVEELLARS encoded by the coding sequence ATGACAGTTGCTCTTTCTGTCCGACAGCCTTTTGCGTGGGCGATTTTCCAGGCCGGGATGGATGTCGACAACCGGGACTGGCCGCCCCAGTTCCGCGGGTGCGTCCTGATCCATGCCACGGCGACGGTCCGACAGGAGGACTACAACGCGTTTGAGAGGGCTTGCCGGAACCCCGAGCACTGGCTGTGCCAGGCGATCATGCAGGGTGGAGGACTGCCGCGGAAAGGGGTCTTCCGCGTGGAGGAATTGTTGGCGAGGTCGTGA
- a CDS encoding L,D-transpeptidase encodes MPRLMIMLAGLACGAMLASSAQAQSTASLSGGPANFFERLFGGLASPTARQVVIWRGTQQPGTIVISTSQRRLYYVLGQGQAIQYGIGVGRPGFAWAGTKTVSMKREWPDWSPPAAMLRRRPELPRYMKGGVGNPLGARALYLGSSMYRIHGSNEPETIGYAVSSGCIRMTNADVVDLYNRTRVGTRVVVLR; translated from the coding sequence ATGCCCCGTCTCATGATCATGCTCGCGGGACTGGCATGCGGCGCGATGCTGGCCAGTTCCGCTCAGGCTCAGTCGACCGCCTCGCTCAGTGGCGGGCCCGCCAACTTCTTCGAGCGACTGTTCGGAGGCCTGGCGTCGCCGACAGCCCGCCAAGTTGTTATCTGGCGCGGTACGCAGCAGCCCGGCACGATCGTTATCTCGACCAGCCAGCGCCGGCTCTACTACGTGCTCGGCCAGGGACAGGCGATTCAGTACGGCATCGGGGTCGGCCGTCCAGGCTTTGCGTGGGCCGGCACCAAGACGGTCAGCATGAAACGGGAGTGGCCCGATTGGAGCCCTCCGGCCGCAATGTTGCGCCGCCGCCCCGAGCTGCCACGCTACATGAAAGGCGGTGTCGGCAATCCCCTGGGTGCCCGGGCTCTGTATCTTGGCTCGTCGATGTACCGCATCCATGGCTCTAACGAGCCGGAAACGATTGGCTATGCCGTCTCATCTGGCTGCATCCGCATGACCAATGCCGATGTCGTTGATCTCTACAACCGAACTCGGGTCGGCACCAGGGTTGTGGTCTTACGCTGA
- a CDS encoding helix-turn-helix domain-containing protein has translation MPQPYSPDLRERVLVACARGDLPQVEIARRFQVCPATVSNWRRQEREEGRRAAKPHSGGVPSRLDAAALEVLRQLVIEDSDALLREYRERLAERTGVTVCLAVICEALKRLKLRPKKRPFGRPSRSGPRLPPSARLTASR, from the coding sequence ATGCCCCAGCCCTATTCTCCTGATCTGCGTGAGCGCGTTCTGGTCGCCTGCGCACGCGGCGACCTTCCTCAGGTCGAGATCGCCCGCCGCTTCCAAGTTTGCCCGGCCACCGTGTCGAACTGGCGCCGCCAAGAACGCGAGGAAGGCCGGCGTGCTGCCAAGCCGCACAGCGGCGGCGTGCCTTCGCGCCTGGATGCGGCAGCTCTCGAGGTGCTGCGTCAGCTCGTGATCGAGGACAGTGACGCACTGCTGCGCGAGTACCGTGAGCGCCTGGCCGAGCGCACTGGCGTGACGGTGTGCCTGGCGGTGATCTGCGAGGCGCTCAAGCGCCTCAAGCTGCGTCCTAAAAAAAGACCCTTCGGGCGGCCGAGCAGGAGCGGCCCGAGGTTGCCGCCGAGCGCGAGGCTTACCGCCAGCAGATGA